A region from the Branchiostoma floridae strain S238N-H82 chromosome 9, Bfl_VNyyK, whole genome shotgun sequence genome encodes:
- the LOC118422422 gene encoding potassium voltage-gated channel subfamily A member 7-like, with protein sequence MAAYTRDGTDAQLSLPAPYVHDVQRNVRVTEDDTSKKHNKGSTEAAKDGEQSLPWQRRSSLEKKVKGQVQTKGQAQNGGNTKTIENHVIRMNVSGMHFFTHENILSRYPDTLLGDASRRKKFYCKDYDEYFFDRHRPSFEGILFYYQTGIMKRPRNVPVEIFVMELKYFDMGDSVIKDLLKNEGCYVPDEELEPQNRIKRIIWDLFEQPESSAGARIVAVLSFLFILISVAETCVETLPQFRTTDADLLNISDMLTNSTEPPTNTTASKSLEETISQLQSAFQNPFFCVETACVVWFTLELAMRFYACPSKAAFAKKLLNIIDFAAILPFFVTLVLIVFATSRERAALSLVVLRILRLVRVLRILKLSRHVKAMRLLAVTVYESRHALGSLFLFLMIGVVTFATGIYVTEEYVPETFFTSIPDSFWWAIITMTTVGYGDTYPQGGAGKLVAVFSFFFGILIMAMLMPIFVDKFNAMYVYEMTNPYRAINDLKPEPEDTPENTEKIEQRETSL encoded by the exons ATGGCAGCCTACACAAGAGACGGCACTGATGCACAGCTGTCGCTTCCTGCGCCATACGTGCACGACGTCCAGCGGAATGTGCGCGTCACGGAGG ATGATACGTCAAAGAAGCACAACAAAGGATCGACTGAGGCAGCAAAGGATGGAGAACAATCGCTCCCATGGCAACGCAGATCGTCTCTTGAAAagaaggtgaaaggtcaagttcaaacaaaagGCCAAGCACAAAATGGCGGCAACACAAAAACTATCGAGAACCACGTAATCAGAATGAACGTGAGCGGCATGCACTTCTTCACGCACGAGAATATCCTGAGCAGATATCCGGACACCCTtcttggcgacgcctcaaggcGTAAGAAATTCTACTGCAAGGATTATGACGAATACTTCTTCGACCGACATCGCCCGAGCTTCGAAGGAATCCTTTTTTACTACCAGACCGGGATCATGAAGCGCCCGCGGAATGTGCCTGTAGAAATCTTTGTCATGGAGTTGAAGTATTTCGACATGGGAGACAGCGTCATCaaagaccttttgaaaaatgaGGGTTGCTACGTGCCCGATGAAGAGCTCGAGCCGCAAAACAGGATCAAGCGGATCATATGGGATCTCTTCGAACAGCCAGAGAGCTCTGCCGGCGCGAGGATCGTTGCCGTTTTGTCGTTTCTCTTCATTCTGATCTCCGTGGCAGAGACCTGCGTTGAGACGTTACCGCAGTTCAGAACGACTGACGCCGACCTGCTAAACATCAGCGACATGCTGACAAACTCCACCGAGCCACCGACAAACACAACAGCCTCGAAGAGTCTGGAAGAAACGATCAGCCAGCTACAGAGTGCCTTTCAGAACCCGTTCTTCTGTGTAGAAACCGCATGTGTCGTCTGGTTTACTCTCGAGTTAGCAATGCGTTTCTATGCCTGTCCAAGCAAGGCGGCCTTCGCAAAGAAACTGCTAAACATCATTGACTTCGCAGCCATCCTTCCTTTCTTCGTCACCCTGGTGCTGATCGTGTTTGCGACGTCTCGTGAGAGGGCGGCGCTCTCTCTGGTCGTGTTACGGATCCTGCGACTCGTGAGGGTCCTGCGGATCCTCAAACTGTCCCGTCACGTGAAGGCCATGCGACTCCTAGCGGTAACAGTGTACGAGAGTCGACACGCCCTAGGTTCGCTGTTCCTGTTCCTCATGATCGGTGTCGTCACCTTCGCCACAGGAATCTACGTCACCGAGGAGTACGTTCCGGAAACGTTCTTTACCAGCATCCCGGATTCCTTTTGGTGGGCTATCATCACCATGACGACGGTAGGATACGGAGACACGTACCCACAGGGGGGTGCCGGGAAACTTGTGGCAGTGTTCTCCTTCTTCTTTGGGATTCTGATCATGGCGATGCTGATGCCGATCTTCGTGGACAAGTTCAACGCCATGTACGTGTACGAGATGACCAATCCGTACCGGGCGATCAACGACCTCAAACCGGAACCGGAAGATACTCCGGAGAACACCGAGAAGATAGAACAGAGAGAGACGTCGCTTTAG